In Campylobacter showae, the genomic stretch TTACGCGGCGGTTTTACACATCAGATTTATTCCTAAGCTAAACAGCCAGTACGCATTTGCCGTGACTTCGATGTTTGCTTATTGGTCGATCATAATGACCTATTTTGGCGTAAACTTCTACCTAAGCGGTATGCATTCGTATGCTGCTGGCGAGCCGATACCGGTGCCGACTTTTGTGTGGGTGGGCGCGCTTTTGATGGTCTTGATAGCTGTTTTGGCGTATTTTAGAAAACCAGATAAAACGGTGAAACTATAATGAATCAAACTACTATAGTAATAATTCTAGCGACGATTCTTTTGATGCTCGTCGCTTCCCTTATTTTTATGGCGGTTAAGCTAGGTAGCGACAAAATTGCAGCCAACAATGCGGCAAAAGAAGTCGCCAATCGAGGCATCACACTAGATGATTTACTCGCCGTAGCAAACGATCCAGGCACTAGCAAAAATAAGTTATTTTCTATTTTGAGGACATTTTCTTCAAATTTTAGGTTACCGCCCAAAAAAGACGGCGTAGCGCCCGAGGATGCAAAAGAGTATTTAAATTTTATTCTAGCTATAGCTTCACATAAAAATGCCGACGCCAAACTAATAGCTTTTATGACTAACGAACTAAAAAAGAAAAATCCTGAATACGCAAGAGAGATCGATGCCTACGAGCAAAAAGGTATGTCGCAAACAAAAAAATAAACTCTAGCTAATTTATTTTGTTTTAAATTTACTATTGAGTTCTGATTTTAGATAACCAAAGACTCCCGTAAATAGCCCCCTCCTAAAAACACACAAACTAATATAGAGTACTTAGGCGATAAATTTTAACGGGATTTGATTTTAATAACCGCCTAAAAATCGCCAAATAAACTTACTTCACAAACGGCAACTCAAATTTAATCCACTCGTAGTCTAGTCCGATTTTCGTCACAGCCTCGTAGCAAATCGCGCTAAGAAGCCCCGCAAAAAGCCCTGCTAGCATATCATCACCCATCACGCCCAGCCCGCCTTTTACGTTTTTGTCGATGCGGCCGATCACGGATGGCTTTAGGATATCAAACGCCCTAAAAAACAGGACCGAGAGCGCAAACTGCACCGCCGTAGCGCCGCTGATAGAAATCGCCAGCCAAACGCCAGCAACCTCATCTATCACGATGCTGCCGTGATCGTGTATGCCAGTTTTTGCCTCATAGTCGTCGATAATCTTAATGCTATATAAAAAAAGGCAAATCGAAACTAAAAACAGCGTGGAAGCGGGCAAAAATATCAAAAATTCGTACGCCGCTACCGCACCCGCAATAGAGCCCACCGTACCGGGAGCCTTAGGGCTAAGACCTGCGCCAAAAAACGTTAAAAATAACCTTTGCATATTTTTCCTTGAAATCAAATTTAAATCATAATCGGCGCATTTTTACTCGCCGATTTTTAGTGCGATTTTAGCAAATTTAACGCGCAAATTTCAAAATTCGGACGTCAAATTTTCGCGGATTTCGGATATTTTCAAATTTGGACGCATGGGCCGCTAAATTTGAACTAAAACCGCAAATTTTACCCAGGCTTTTTTGGTTCTCAAATTTTGATAGCAAGCATATCACTCGTTAAGACGTATACCTAAAAACGTTAAATTTGACGCCAAAGCCGAGCACTATGCCTTGTACCAAACAAGCTGCAGTAACGTAACGCCTCGCGCCATAAATACCAAGTGCCAAATTTTAGAGTTTTTGCGGTGCGGGTCTTGGCAAGTAAAATTTGCAAATTTGAACGCAAAAGCAAAGATAAGATACCGCAAAACGATAAGCTCGCAACGCTAATGCAAAGTAGTCACTCAGTAAATTTTAGCGGCGATAAAACGCGAAGTTTCCCAAGCTAAATTTAACTCTTCCCCTGCTTCGCACTGCAAATTTGTGGCTCTTGGGAAGCAACTGCAAGCGCGACAAAGCTGCAAAGCACACTCCCCACAAAACGAGCCATAATAGAAAAGAACCATACGTCTGTGCCAAATAGGCAAAAAGTGCCAAACAAACAACGCATGCATACAGCAATAAACGATATTTCGACGCAGCAAAAGCCGAAAGCAAATTTAAGTCAGCGACGTCGTCTGATAAAGCTTCATCAAATTTTCGTAAAACTCCCTCTCCGTCTGCTTTTCGAGCAGTCCGTTGCTAGGAAAAAGATCGTCGCAAAGCTTTTGGATATTTTCAAATCGGTTAGGAAAAAGCTCGCTCAGTATCATCGCCGAGATATCGCGCCGCATGAGGATCGCAGGGGGCAGGATACCCGCTAGTAGCAAGGTTTTTAGCGTCTGGGCGTGGTATTTGATATGGTGATGTTGGCCGTGCGGGCAGGTCTTGGTGCTAACTAGCGTCTTGCACTCGTCGCAGTAGACGAGCTCGGGCAGCACTACGATATCTAAATTTAGATCGTTTTTGTATCGCTCCAGCACCGTGTGAGCGACGTTGTGATCGTAAAACATACCGATGCCCGCGTGATTTTGCCCGACTATGAGCTTATGGGCGCCTAGCCTATGCGCCGCGATACACTCGAGCGTCGGATTTAGGTGCGAACTAAAGAGATTTGAGTTCTCAAAAGGCACGATGATCAGGCGGTTTTTGGGGACGTAGTTTTGGATGAAGTATTCCAGCACGCTTTTTTTGAGAGAAAAGCTCATCATCTCGTCCGCGCCGTGGCTTTTTAGTAAAAACAAAAGCACCAGATCGGAGCTGTCTATCGTCATCCTGATCAGGCGCTCGTGCGCGCGGTTAAATGGCTCCGCGGTTAGCATGATCGCCGAGATTTTTCGGACATTTTGCTCCCTTTTGACCTCTTCGATCAGCTTTCTTACTTCAGCTAGCTTGTCGTCGTAGATTTTTATCTCGCCGCTTACGGCTAGTTCGCCGCTTTGGCTTTGCTGTGCGGGCGCGGCTTCGTTAGCGCGAAAGATATTTTGCGAGCTTTTCTCAGCGTTAAATTTAAAAACCTCGCCGACCTCAATATACCCCACGACCTTGCCGCCGTTGATAAGCTCGATATGATCGCCCTTTGAGGCGTTTTTTATCGTTTCTTGATTACACTTGCCGTGTGGCGCAAATACGAAAGTATATGGCATCGGCTCGCCGGCTAAAAAGCCCGTCTCGTAGATCTCGTTCGCCTCATTTTCGTTCATCAAGCGGTTAAATTTGCTAAAAATTTGATTTTCTATGAGATCAAGCGCGCCGAAAGCCTCGTCGTTTATCCAAACGGCGTTATTTTTTCTTGACGACGTCATATTTTTTCCTCTTTTCCCAAAGCGATTTTCGCGAGATGCCTAGCTTTTTGCTAAGCTCGGTGTCGGGGTATTTGTCCTGATAGTTTACGATGATGTGCTTGATGTAGTCGTCGATCGTCAAAATTTCGTCGATTTGGAAATTTTTCTCATCGCTTGTGATATTTAGCGTCTCCATCGGCGTCTCTTCGTTCGGATTGGTCGAGCTTGCGATGATCTTGCGTTTGGCCGCGAGAGAGACGATCTGATTTTTGGCCTCTTGGCGTAAAATTTGAAAATTTGAAAAGTACAAAAGCGTGCGCGGATTTGCCGCGGCTATTGCCTCCACGTCGATGCCGGGTTCTAGCGGGACGTATTTGAAGCTCAAATTTAGCGCCTTTGCGTATTCGAAAACAAAATTATCGGCGTTTATCATTTTATTGCATTTGATGAGAAGCGGCAGCTTTATGCGCTTAAAGTCGAAATTTAGCGCCGAAACGGCCTTAAAATGATAGTTTAAGTAGTCCTGATAGGTCTTTATAAATGTTTGCAGCCGCCTAAACTCCTCAAAATGCTTGATCTTTCGCACCAGCTCCTCGATCATAAACGGCTTTTGTATGTAATCGCTTGCACCAGCTTTTAGCGGGATCGAGACGGTGTCGTTGCTGATATAGGTGATGAGCAGGATAACGACGGAGTCTTTAAATTTTTGTATGATTTTTAGCGTCTCGTCGCCCGCAAACGCGCTAGAGAGCAACACCACGTCAAAGTGCACGTCCTTGCCGCCCTCCTTTACCCTCTGCCCAGGCTCGCTTTTCATCGCCTCCGCCGCGCTTCTTGCGATCTCGCACTCATAGCCTAGATTTTCCAGCTTCGAGGCGATGCTTTGGGCTAGGTAGATTTCGTTTTCTATTATCAAAACTCTCATTTTTTTACTTTCGTCGTTTTATTTTTGCGTCCAGTCGTAAATTTTTAGACTCGCTGACGCCGTGGCAGCTATGCCCTCGCCTCGCCCCGTAAAGCCCAGCTTTTCGGTCGTCGTGGCCTTTACGTTTATGCGGCTCGGGGTTAAACTTAGCGCATTTGCGATGTTTATTTCCATCGCTGATTTAAATTTACTAAGCTTTGGCCTCTCAGCTATGACGGTGACATCGGCGTTTATAAGCTCAAATCCGACGCTTTGAACGAGCCTATATGCTTCTTTTAGTAACATAGCAGAGTCTGCCCCCTTAAATTTATCGTCCGTATCTGGGAAATGCTCGCCTATATCGCCAAGTCCAGCTGCTCCAAGTATGGCGTCTATGAGCGCGTGGATAGCTACGTCGCCGTCGGAGTGAGCCTTTAAATTTCGCTCGAAAGGAATTTTCTCGCCGCCGATTGTTACGAAACTTCCCTCTTTTTTCTCTTCTTCAAAGGCATGCACGTCAAAGCCGTTTCCCACGTAAATTTCACTTGACGGCGCACCAAGGCCGCAAATTTTAGAAAGGTCGTCTTTAAATGTGATTTTTCTCGCGTTTTCATCGCCCTGCACGTACCAAATTTTACCGCCCGCAGCCGCTATCGCCGAGCTATCGTCGGTGTAAATTTGACCTGATTCAAGCGCGCTTTTTAGCATTGCCGTGCGCGAGAGCTGCGGAGTCTGGATGAGCTTGATCTGCTCTCTATCGACGGCCTGGGAGCCCAGATAAACGGTATCGGGTACTTTTAGCGCAGGCACGACGCAGTCGGCGTTTTGGATGCCGCCTATTATGCGAGAAAAAAGCTCGGCGCTAATCATAGGACGAGCTATGTCGCTAACTAAAACGAATTCGCTTTGAACGAGTTTAAGAGCGTTTTTTAGGCTCTCTTGACGCGTCGCTCCGCCTTTTACGAAGCGATAAGACGGGGCAAATTTGCTCATATATTTTTCCTCGTTTGAGGCGATGATTATCTCTTTAAAAGCATAGTGCGAGCTTAAATTTTTAGCCGCAAAGAGCCATAACGGATCGCTCCCGACGCGCAACCACTGCTTTTTAACGGGCATTTCAAAACGGCTGGAGCTTCCGGCTCCGAGCATTATCAGCGTAACGTCTAGCAAAATTTCTCCTTTGGCGAAGTGTTACGATATTATACATCCCAAAAGCTTGTTTTTATCTTTTTTGAGTAAGATTAGAACCAAAATTTTAAGGAGCGAAACATGAAAGAATTTCGGGTCAAATTTGACTCCACCGACAAAACTCCGACGCAGATGTACTACGCTAAAAAAGGCGTCATAACGCCCGAGATGAACTACGTAGCGCAAGCTGAAATGCTAGATCCCGAGCTCGTTAGGAGCGAGGTCGCCGCGGGCAAGATGATAATCCCAGCTAACATCCATCACGCAAATTTGCTCCCGATGGCGATCGGCAGGGAGGCCAAAACCAAAATCAACGCAAATATCGGCAACTCAAGCCTAAGCAGCGATATCTGCGCCGAGCTCGAAAAGCTACAAATTTGCCTAAAATACGGCGCCGATACGGTCATGGATCTAAGCACGGGCGGCGATCTAGATGCCATTAGAAGCGCTATAATCGCAAACTCGACCGTTCCCATAGGCACCGTGCCGATGTATCAGATCATCCACGATATAAAAGAGGTCGAAAATTTAACGACGGATGACATCCTAAAAACGCTTGAAAAGCAGGCACACCAGGGCGTTAGCTACTTTACTATACACGCGGGCTTTTTGCTCAAATTTATGCCGCTGGTCGCAAAGCGAAAGATGGGTATCGTTAGCCGCGGTGGCAGCCTAACTGCTAGCTGGATGATGCATCATCATAAAGAAAACCCGTTTTATGAGGCCTTTGATGACATTTTAGAAATTTGCGCCGCTCACGACGTCGCGCTATCTCTTGGCGACGGGTTGCGTCCTGGCTGCTTATACGACGCGACTGATGAAGCTCAGCTTAGCGAGCTGCGGGTTTTGGGCGAGCTGACGCTGCGCGCATGGGAGAAAAACGTACAGGTTATGATCGAGGGGCCGGGTCATATTCCTTTAAACCAAATAGAGTATAATATGAAAATCGAGCGCGAGCTGTGTCACGGCGCGCCATTCTACGTGCTAGGGCCGCTACCTACGGACATCGGCGCGGGGTACGATCACATCACTTCGGCTATCGGCGGGACGATAGCGGCCTTTTACGGAGCCTCGATGCTGTGCTACGTGACGCCCAAAGAGCACCTAGGCCTACCTAACGCAAACGACGTCAGAGAGGGCATCGTAGCGCATAAAATCGCCGCTCACGCAGCCGACGTCGCGCTAGGCAAGGCTGGAGCCATAGAGCGCGATCACGCGATGAGCGACGCTAGATACGCTTTTGACTGGAACAGGCAGTTTGAGCTAAGCCTAGATCCCGAAAGAGCGCGCGAGCTGCATGATGAAAGCTTGCCGCAAGAGTCGTTTAAAAAGGCGGAATTTTGCTCGATGTGCGGGCCTAAATTTTGCGCGTATAAAATTTCAAAAAATCTAATGAAGGAGAAAAATGTTAAGTAAAGAGGATGTCTTAAACAGACTAAAAGGCGTGATATATCCCGGCTTTGAGAAAGATATCGTGAGCTTTGGATTCGTAAAAAACGTCGAAATCGGCGAGAAAATTTTAATCGAGGTCGAGATCGTAAGCTCAAATCCCGACGTAGCAAACGAGCTGCGAACCGATATAAAGCGCGTGATGGGCTCAAACGAATGCGTCATCAACATCATCCAGCCAAAAATCCCCGAGGAAAAAAGCAACAGCCAAAGCGGTAAAAACATCGCTCCGCAGATCAAAAATTTCGTAATGGTAAGCTCTGGCAAAGGCGGCGTGGGTAAGAGCACTACGACGCTAAATTTGGCTATCTCGATGGCAAAGCTAGGTAAAAAAGTAGGCATCCTAGACGCCGACATCTACGGTCCAAACATCCCAAGAATGCTCGGCGAAGTAGGCACGCAGCCTCAAGTCGTCGGCAACAAGCTAAAACCGATCCTAACTCACGGCGTCGAGATGATGAGTATGGGCGTGCTGATGGAAGAAGGCATGAGTCTCATCTGGCGCGGCTCGATGATAATGAAAGCTATCGAGCAGCTGCTAAAAGACGTATTTTGGAGCGAGCTGGACGTGTTGTTCCTCGATATGCCTCCGGGAACGGGCGACGCGCAGCTAACCCTAGCCCAAAGCGTACCGGTGACTGCGGGCGTGTGCGTCACGACGCCGCAAGTAGTAGCGCTTGATGATAGCAAAAGAGCACTTGATATGTTTGAAAAGCTTCACATCCCAATCGCCGGCGTGATAGAAAATATGAGCGGATTTATCTGCCCTGAAAGCGGCAAGGAGTATGATATATTTGGCAAAGGCACGACCGAGGAAGTGGCAAAAGCCTACGGTACTGAAGTGCTAGCCGAGATACCTATCGAGCCTGCCGTTAGAGTCGGCGGCGACAGCGGCAAGCCGGTGAGCTTTTACGAGCCAAACTCCGTCACGGCTAAACGCTACGAAAAAGCGGCGGCTAGGCTGTGGGAGATAATCGAAAATATAAACGACGGCGGCGGCGCGGACAACTCGTCTATCCAGCCCGTGATGGACGGCAGGAGCGCTTGCTCGAAGTAAAATTTAAAATCTAAAGCCCGAATTTACTCAAATTTGGGCTTTAACTCTCGCAAATTTACAAATTTAGGAGAACGACAAATGAAAGCGATCGTAACGGTGATCGGTAAGGACAAGGTCGGCATTGTGGCGGGCGTTTCGGCTAAGCTCGCGCAGCTTGGGCTAAACATAGACGACATCAGCCAGACGGTTTTGGACGAGTTTTTTACGATGATGGCGGTGGTTTCCAGCGAGGAAAAGCAGGACTTCACGGCTCTAAAGGGGGAGCTAAACGAGCTAGGCGAAAAGCTAAAAGTAAAGATAAACATCCAAAGCTCGGCGATATTTGACGCCATGCACAATATCTAAGGCGCCGATATGGACATCAAAAACGTAACCGAAACGATCGCGATGATCGAGGAGCAAAATTTCGACATCCGCACGATCACGATGGGCATCAGCCTGCTTGACTGCATCGATCCAGATATCGACAAAGCGGCGGAGAAAATTTACGCCAAGATCACAGACAAAGCGCGCGATCTGGTAAATGTCGGCAATGAAATTTCAGCAGAACTCGGCATCCCGATCGTAAATAAGCGCGTCTGCGTAACGCCTATCGCCATCATCGGCGCGGCGACGGATGCTACTGACTACGTGCCGCTTGCTAGGGCGATGGACGAGGCTGCCAAAAAGGTCGGTATCGACTTTATCGGCGGCTTTTCGGCGCTAGTACAAAAGGGCTACGCAAAGGGCGATAAAATTTTAATCGACTCCATCCCCGCCGCGCTCGCCGCGACGCAAAAGGTCTGCTCGTCGGTAAATATCGGCTCGACCAAAACAGGCATAAATATGAGCGCGGTCGCCGACATGGGACGCGTGATAAAAGAAACCGCGCAGCTTTCGGACCTTGGCGCTGCAAAGCTAGTCGTGTTTGCCAACGCCGTCGAGGATAACCCCTTCATGGCGGGCGCATTTCACGGCGTGGGAGAGGCCGAGGTCGTCATAAACGTGGGCGTATCAGGCCCGGGCGTCGTTAAGCGCGCGCTTGAGAAGGTGCGAGGAGCGAGCTTTGACGTGGTCGCAGAGACCGTTAAAAAGACGGCGTTTAAGATCACGCGTATCGGACAGCTCGTCGGTCAAATGGCGTCCGAGCGGCTGGGCGTAAAATTTGGTATCGTCGATCTCTCGCTAGCTCCGACTCCGGCGGTGGGCGATTCGGTCGCGCGCGTGCTTGAGGAGATGGGACTAGAGCGCGTAGGCACGCATGGCACTACGGCTGCGCTAGCGCTACTAAACGACGCTGTCAAAAAGGGCGGAGTGATGGCGTGCAACCAAGTAGGCGGGCTTAGCGGCGCGTTTATCCCCGTCTCCGAAGACGAGGGCATGATCGCCGCAGTGCGCGCAGGCTCGTTAAATTTAGAAAAGCTCGAAGCGATGACCGCGATCTGCTCGGTGGGGCTCGATATGATCGCGATCCCGCAGGATACGCCCGAGCAGACGATCGCCGCGATCATAGCCGACGAGGCCGCGATCGGCGTGATAAATCAAAAAACGACCGCCGTGCGCATCATCCCAAAGGGCAAAGAGGGCGACACGCTGGAGTTTGGCGGGTTACTCGGCAGCGCGCCCGTAATGAGCGTAAATAAAAACTCATCAGCGGGCTTCATCGCCCGCGGCGGCCAGATCCCCGCGCCTATTCATAGTTTTAAAAACTAAATTTATAAAGTCCGCTCAAATTTGCGGACTTTATAGTAAAATAGAGCATAATTGTTTTTAATTAAGATTCCGCATGTGGCTTTTTATTTATCCATACCTTCTATTTTTCATATTTTTTCGCTATAATCCCCCGACTTTTTAAATCGATTTTTAAGTTTATAGCATCTAGTTAAATTTATAAATATCATTAAAATTAAGATTTGCGATTTAATCGCTAAAGCCTAAAGATAAGTGTACCTTTTTCTGCGTTTAGATTTGAGCGATCATAATTTCGGTGCAGTAAATTTTATCCTAAAACTAGACCCGATTAGGCGCCGCAATCTACCCGCGAATTAAGCCTAGTCGGGCTTACTTTTTAAACTCGTAAATCGTATTTAAAACGTTAAACCTATAACCGTAACTAAACAAGGAGTCCTCAATGGCAGTAACTCAAGCGCAAGTAGCACAGCTTTACGTAGCGTTATTTAACCGCGCACCCGAAGGAGCAGGCTTTAACGCATGGGTAAACGCGGGAGCAAACAGTACGATAGCTAAGATGGCTAACGATATGCTATCTTCTCCGGCGGCCCTAGCCTATTTTAACGGCAGCATAGATCACGATAGAGATTTCGTAGAGATGCTCTATAAAAATATCTTAGGCAAAGACTATTCTCAAGACCCGGACGGTATTAACGCATGGGTAAAACACATTCAACTAGGTAACTCAAGAGGAGATACCGTAGCTAAACTATTTGAAGTAGCTACTTCTGCTATAGCAAAAGCAGCCGACCCTGTAGCCGCTAAGGTATTTGAAAATAAAACGGCCATCTCTCAGTATATGGCCGAGAAGATAGCAGATATTCCGGCCGATCAAACCGGAGCTTACGACTACTCTTTATTCCAAGAGATAATAGCGACTACGAATAATACCAACCTAGACGAGCAAAAAGCAAAAATAGACGCTCTTATAGCTCCTACTATCCACAATCTTTCAGCAGACGCTAACGACGTAAGCGGAACAGGCAAATCAGACGTATTTAACGGAGCAGTATCTGCTACCGTAGGACAAACTACGTTTAAAGCTACCGATAAGCTAGACGGCAAGGGCGGAAACGATACTTTAAATTTAGACCTATACACTAACTTCTACGGAATGACTAACGGAACCGGAGAGGTTAAAAATATAGAGAATCTAAATTTGACCAACAAGACCAACGGCGATTTAAGATTTGACACTAAATATATCCATAACCTAGAAACCATCACCTTAAACGGCGAGAATAAGGTAGACGTTATTAACCCGGAGAACAAAGTAAAACTTTTAGTCAACGATCTAAAACTAAGCGGAAACGGCGATACGGGAAGATTAAATCTAATCTATAATACCGACGTATTAGCCGGAAGCAACGATAACCAGGAAATCGTCGTAAATAATGTAAACATGGATAAAGACGCTAGAATAAACATAACTACCGTTAACGGAGACCATATAGAAGCTCTAACCATTAACGCCGTAGGAGGAGCTAGCAAGCTAACTAATTTTACATCAAATACGATTAGACAACCAGACCAAGTTGCAAGCATAAAGACTATGCATATAAAAGGAACGGCTGATCTAACGGTAGATACTACGAGCGGGCTATATAGCTTTGACGCTACCGAATATAAAGGCAACAAACTAATCGCAAACGTAAAAGCCAACGGATACGTTCAAAGCATAAAAGGCAGCGGACAAGACGACGTATTTAACGTAACCGGAGCCAGCGGAAGAATCATACCTATCGACGGAGGAGCCGGCAAGGATACGGTAAACTTCATAGACGCTATAAACGGAAACCAACACGTAGAGATGACGGGAGTGGAAGTACTAAATATCAACACCAACGCTTCAGTGCTAGACTTTACCAGAGCGCAAGAGATAACCGAGCTTGGCATAAACGGAACTAGCGCCACCGTAAATATACTTAACTCTAAGATAGCAAAAGTAAACGCAAAAGCTACCAACTCTACAAACGTAACTATAAACAATAGTACCGATATAAGAGATTTCGTTATAGAAAAAGGTAACGGCAGCATAACCGCAAACGGAACAGAAAAGCTAAACGTCAAAGTAGCCAACGCTAGCGACGTACCTGCAAGCCAAGGCACCACTAGTGCAAGCGTAGTCTCAAATACCGTAAAAGAGCTAGACTTTACCCTAGAAAATACTACGGCTAACAGTAGTACTTTTTATCAAGATATAAACAGCGTATTTGCTCTTGAAACGCTAAACGTAGTAAATAAGACCGATAAAGATATAACGGCTAGTATTACGGCGTTAAACGCTTCGGGAAGCCACGATACGAATGCCTACAACCTAAAGACTCTAAACGTGGAGACAAAGGGAGACTATACTATAAACAATAAGCTAAGCGGCATCAGTAAAATCAATCTAAAAGGTACAGGCGACGACACTAGCGTAACTCTTAGAGCAGTAGGCGATAAGACCTATCTTCCGGTTCCTCTTCAAGGCGTTCAAGATATTTCTTTAAAAGCCGAAGGATTAAAGAATTTAAGCGTAGCCGCAAACGATAAAATATATACCACCAGAAACGTAAGCCTAACCTCTACTACCGATAAAGAGGACTCTACGGTAGCGTACGGAGAGATAGGAGATAGAGATAACGATAAAAAGGTAAACAACGTAACCGTAAGCGCCGTAGGACAAAAAACGTTAACCGTAGGAAATATAACCGCAGTGGGAGATGTAAGTCTGACGAGTAAATTTACGCAGGAGGGGTCAAGCGCAATCTACGCCAAAGAGACCGTATCGACCGATACTAGCGTAACAGGTGGCATAAAGGCTAGGAATTTCTCTTTAAACCATAGCGCAAATTCCGATATAACAGACGGCATTATACGAACTAACGGAAATTTAGATATCACTGGCAATCTAAACGTAAACGCTAGCGGCTATAAAACGCTCAAAATGAGCGTAACGCCGATAACGGCCTTTAGCCCGATAACCGATTGGGAAAAGATTAACGTAGGTGGAGATGCTAAATTTAATACGACTGCAACCGTAGCTGGCGCCTCCACAGAGATAGGCTATCAACCTAGTCCTACTGTAATAACCCCTGACGCAGTGGCCGTAAAAGCAAAGAGCCTAAGTATAAACGCTAACGCAGCTTCAGGCATAACCGATTCTACTCTAAAGCTAGCCAACTACGAGTCTTTAGGCGGAAACATCGACATAACGGCAAATAATCAAAAAAACATCGATATAGGCTGGCTAAGAGGATTTAATACCAATGATAACAGCAAGAAAAGCGATGTAAACATAAACCTAAATACAAACGTAGCTGATGCTAGAGTAAAGATAGGGACGCAAGACCTAACTCACGATTTTGGCATAGGCTCCGCCACCGGTACGACAGATAAAGTGGAAGTTAAAAATATAAACATAAAAGCTTACGGACAAAAAACCATAGAAACAAACAGTATCGATAGCGTAGGCGACGTAAATATCGATATCAAGGGTAACGGGCCAGACTCGACAGCCGATTTCAAGTTTATAACGGGTCGCAATATTACGATTAACGCAAGCAACATTAAGGAACTAAATTTAAAAACTCTCGCAGCTGACATAGAAGGCCATACTAAATTTGGCAACGTTACGATAAATACTGGAACGCACAACTATCTACAAAGTGTTACTCTTGACGGCTATATAATTGCTAAAAATATAACGCTTGAGATGTCAAATTTGACGGCGCCTATGACATTTGGAGGCGTTAGTAGCTGGAAAGTAGGAGAAAGCATAACAATCCGTTCGGGCAGTAGCGCTCCGATCACTTTTGATATGATAGATGTAGGTTGGGGTATGGAGGACAGTGCCAAGGACTTCGTAGCAAATCTAACAAACGTAATAACCGGCATAACGGCCTATTCCAACGATCAAGTAGAAACTATCACCGTAAAAGGTGGAATAACAAATCCAGATAGCCTACTAGCGCTAGGCACGATTACGGATT encodes the following:
- a CDS encoding phosphatidylglycerophosphatase A; amino-acid sequence: MQRLFLTFFGAGLSPKAPGTVGSIAGAVAAYEFLIFLPASTLFLVSICLFLYSIKIIDDYEAKTGIHDHGSIVIDEVAGVWLAISISGATAVQFALSVLFFRAFDILKPSVIGRIDKNVKGGLGVMGDDMLAGLFAGLLSAICYEAVTKIGLDYEWIKFELPFVK
- a CDS encoding sulfate adenylyltransferase is translated as MTSSRKNNAVWINDEAFGALDLIENQIFSKFNRLMNENEANEIYETGFLAGEPMPYTFVFAPHGKCNQETIKNASKGDHIELINGGKVVGYIEVGEVFKFNAEKSSQNIFRANEAAPAQQSQSGELAVSGEIKIYDDKLAEVRKLIEEVKREQNVRKISAIMLTAEPFNRAHERLIRMTIDSSDLVLLFLLKSHGADEMMSFSLKKSVLEYFIQNYVPKNRLIIVPFENSNLFSSHLNPTLECIAAHRLGAHKLIVGQNHAGIGMFYDHNVAHTVLERYKNDLNLDIVVLPELVYCDECKTLVSTKTCPHGQHHHIKYHAQTLKTLLLAGILPPAILMRRDISAMILSELFPNRFENIQKLCDDLFPSNGLLEKQTEREFYENLMKLYQTTSLT
- a CDS encoding response regulator, translating into MRVLIIENEIYLAQSIASKLENLGYECEIARSAAEAMKSEPGQRVKEGGKDVHFDVVLLSSAFAGDETLKIIQKFKDSVVILLITYISNDTVSIPLKAGASDYIQKPFMIEELVRKIKHFEEFRRLQTFIKTYQDYLNYHFKAVSALNFDFKRIKLPLLIKCNKMINADNFVFEYAKALNLSFKYVPLEPGIDVEAIAAANPRTLLYFSNFQILRQEAKNQIVSLAAKRKIIASSTNPNEETPMETLNITSDEKNFQIDEILTIDDYIKHIIVNYQDKYPDTELSKKLGISRKSLWEKRKKYDVVKKK
- a CDS encoding bifunctional 2-C-methyl-D-erythritol 4-phosphate cytidylyltransferase/2-C-methyl-D-erythritol 2,4-cyclodiphosphate synthase, coding for MLDVTLIMLGAGSSSRFEMPVKKQWLRVGSDPLWLFAAKNLSSHYAFKEIIIASNEEKYMSKFAPSYRFVKGGATRQESLKNALKLVQSEFVLVSDIARPMISAELFSRIIGGIQNADCVVPALKVPDTVYLGSQAVDREQIKLIQTPQLSRTAMLKSALESGQIYTDDSSAIAAAGGKIWYVQGDENARKITFKDDLSKICGLGAPSSEIYVGNGFDVHAFEEEKKEGSFVTIGGEKIPFERNLKAHSDGDVAIHALIDAILGAAGLGDIGEHFPDTDDKFKGADSAMLLKEAYRLVQSVGFELINADVTVIAERPKLSKFKSAMEINIANALSLTPSRINVKATTTEKLGFTGRGEGIAATASASLKIYDWTQK
- the thiC gene encoding phosphomethylpyrimidine synthase ThiC gives rise to the protein MKEFRVKFDSTDKTPTQMYYAKKGVITPEMNYVAQAEMLDPELVRSEVAAGKMIIPANIHHANLLPMAIGREAKTKINANIGNSSLSSDICAELEKLQICLKYGADTVMDLSTGGDLDAIRSAIIANSTVPIGTVPMYQIIHDIKEVENLTTDDILKTLEKQAHQGVSYFTIHAGFLLKFMPLVAKRKMGIVSRGGSLTASWMMHHHKENPFYEAFDDILEICAAHDVALSLGDGLRPGCLYDATDEAQLSELRVLGELTLRAWEKNVQVMIEGPGHIPLNQIEYNMKIERELCHGAPFYVLGPLPTDIGAGYDHITSAIGGTIAAFYGASMLCYVTPKEHLGLPNANDVREGIVAHKIAAHAADVALGKAGAIERDHAMSDARYAFDWNRQFELSLDPERARELHDESLPQESFKKAEFCSMCGPKFCAYKISKNLMKEKNVK
- a CDS encoding Mrp/NBP35 family ATP-binding protein, whose protein sequence is MLSKEDVLNRLKGVIYPGFEKDIVSFGFVKNVEIGEKILIEVEIVSSNPDVANELRTDIKRVMGSNECVINIIQPKIPEEKSNSQSGKNIAPQIKNFVMVSSGKGGVGKSTTTLNLAISMAKLGKKVGILDADIYGPNIPRMLGEVGTQPQVVGNKLKPILTHGVEMMSMGVLMEEGMSLIWRGSMIMKAIEQLLKDVFWSELDVLFLDMPPGTGDAQLTLAQSVPVTAGVCVTTPQVVALDDSKRALDMFEKLHIPIAGVIENMSGFICPESGKEYDIFGKGTTEEVAKAYGTEVLAEIPIEPAVRVGGDSGKPVSFYEPNSVTAKRYEKAAARLWEIIENINDGGGADNSSIQPVMDGRSACSK
- a CDS encoding ACT domain-containing protein is translated as MKAIVTVIGKDKVGIVAGVSAKLAQLGLNIDDISQTVLDEFFTMMAVVSSEEKQDFTALKGELNELGEKLKVKINIQSSAIFDAMHNI